The following nucleotide sequence is from Paracrocinitomix mangrovi.
GTTAAAGTGTGCCTTTCTGCAAACTGATACTTTCATACCTATCTTACTCTGCTTTTGTATAAAATTAGTTGATTTTTTCACTACAGGGTTTTATATCTTGAAAAAGAGAGATTTTTGACCAATAAATGAGGTTCTAAAAGTAATTTTTCTTTACTTTGCACTGGTTTTGCAAAGAACAAACCCTACTAAACCAGGCAAAAACTAGAAAATGAAACGATTCTTATTATCCTCTCTGTTAATTCCTTTATTAATAGCATCTTGTGGTGGGTCAGAAACTACGGAAGGTGAAAATTCTGATGGAACAGACACTTCAAATGTTGATTATTCAGGAATGTCAGAAATGCCACTTAAAGATCATGGCTTGAACATGAAAATTATGCTTCCCAATGTTGAGTCAAATGTTGGTTCGGCAATTGAGCCTAAAGTGGAACACGAAGATGGAGATTATTTATGGCATGTTAAAATCGGACCAAAATTCCACTTGATTATTGAGGATTTTGGTAAAGAGAAAAACAAAGTAGCCAATGAAAAAGCCAGATTAGATGATTTAAGTAGAATATTTGTTGTTGAATACATTGAAGACAATGAAAACTTAATCATGTACAAGAGAACTCTTCACGAAGATCAAGGTGGTCAAACTACCTATCACTGTTATGGTGAAACTACAATTGATGGCTACACTTATGTATTGAGATCTGAAGAAGAAGGAAACTTTAGACCTATCATTGAAGATATGGTAAAGACAATCAAATCTGCTAAACCAATTGGGGCAAGCTAAGATTTAATTATAAAGCATTAAAAAACCCGGTACTTTTTAAGGTGACCGGGTTTTTTATATTCAGTAAATACTTGCTTAGTAAAGCTTCAACTTTAAGAAAGTTCTCATTTCTTTAATTTCTTCTCTGTTCCATTTGTTATCTGCTTTCTTTAACAATTGCAACAAATAAGATAAGTTTTCAGCATCTGTTCCAGGCTCCACCAATTCCTCTTCACCTTCATCATCTTCTACTTTTTCTACGGTGTGATCAAAACATCCTTCTTCTGTGATGTATTCTGCAGCCAAACGAAGTACCTTTGCTAAAAGTGGATCCTCATCCTGTAAAGCGTCTTCTCTAATATCCATCAATGCCTTAGGCAATTTTTCAGTATCAAATCCTTTTTCAAGTTGTTTGATAATTTTATCAAGCTTTTCGTTCGACTTTTCCTGTACCATTTTCAAAAATTTTGACCAAAAATAATTAAAGTCTTTAATATGCGGCCTATTATTTCAAATCTAGCTCAATGATTTATCAATATTTTGTATTTTCGAACTGCTTCCAAATTCCATTGAGTGAAGAAAATTGATATCATAACGGCCCATAATATTTCAATTGACTATGATGCTGCAACAGTCATGAATAGAGGTGTTGCAAAGTTTTTAGACCTTTTGATAATATTTGTTTATGCCTTTATTTCATATCTCATTATTGCCAGTGTTTTTGCTTCAACTTATAATTGGAGAACAGGCGAAATACCTGAAATTGTAATTATCATGCTGGTAATTTTTGAATTGCCGATTGTTTTTTATTCCGTAATCATGGAATATTTTCTCAAAGGTCAAACGGTGGGTAAAATGGCAATGGGCATTAGGGTTGTAAAAATTAATGGTGAAAACGCCAACTTTAATGATTATGCCATGCGCTGGGCTTTTAATCTGGTAGATTTTTGGGTTTCTGGTGGAGCTGTTGCAGCTTTGTTTATTAGTACTACAGATAAGGGACAAAGGTTGGGAGATATTTTGGCGCAAACAGCTGTCGTTAAAAATAACCCAGATCAAGTGTATTCTATTCGAGATATTCTAAATATCAAAGACCGAACTAAACATGAACCAACTTATTTAGGTGTTTCTAAGTTTACTGATGAGGATATGATTTTGATAAAAAATGCAATTACCAGAGTTAAAAAATATCCCAATGAACCGCATAAAGAATTGGTTCGAGAATTAGCAAAAAAAGCAGCAGAAGAACTCAATTTGGAAGAAGTTCCACAGAAGAAGCTAACGTTTCTGAAAACACTTTTACAAGATTACATTGTATTAACCCGATAATCAGCTGGTTAAATCGTTACGAATTTAAACAACGCGTTAAATTCTTATCAACTTTGATTTGCTCCATAATCTTTTAAATCCTTACATTCGTGGCGATTACAATTTTAATCACCAAAAAATTATGAAAAAACTATTTACGCTCTTAACATTGATGATGACGCTATTGGCTTTTAACGCCTCTGCTCAAGTGTCTTTTACAGCCTCTCAAACCAGTGGTTGTGCTCCTTTAACGGTGAATTTTATTAATACCAGCACCCAGGGAGATGACTTTTGGTGGTACATTGATGGAAACTCATTCAATCAAACCAATGTTCAATACACCTTTACAAATGGTGGTTATCAAACGGTATATCTTGATGCTTATTCAGGAGGATCTTTTATTGGATCATACAATGTGAATATTGATGTTTTTGGCCCTCCAAGTGAGGTATATTTTTATAACGGAGATGTGAAATGTCCTGGAGACTTTGTTGAGATGAATTGTTATATGGCTGGGGCAGCATCATATTCTTGGGATTTTGGTGATGGTAGTACAGCAAGTGGAGATTATTACCAACAACACACTTATTCTACACCAGGAGATTATTATATCAATGTAACCATTACAAGTAGTTGTGGGACTCACGTAGTAACTGATACGGTTACAATTGACAATAATTTGCCGTATTTCGGAGGTAACGCATACTTTAATATTAATCCTGTTACAGTGTGCCCTAACACAAATATATGGGGTAATGCAACAAATGGATACTCTGCATATTCTTGGGATTTTGGAGATGGTAACACTGCTTCTGGTAATGATTATGAGCAATGGTCATATACCAATATAGGGTCATATAATGTGAATTTGACAATTTCAAACGGATGTGGGGTTGACACTGTATTAACCGAGGTTGTAACTGTAAGTAGTGGTACACCGGTTCAAAATCCTCAATTAGGATTGCCGGATACAGTTTGCCCAAATGCTATGTTTTGGGCAGATGCATGGTCGGATGATGGTATAGATTATGTTTGGGATATGGGAGATGGTTCTCCAACGATAAACAATCAATCACATGAACATACTTACACATCTCCTGGTATTTACACTGCAACTTGTGTGATTACGAACAACTGTGGAAATTCAACTACAGAAACACAAACCGTAGTTGTAAGTCCAAATGCACCGGTTAACAATCCATATTTTAGCACGAGTCAAAATGTAGTTTGTCCTGGTGATATAATTGACTTCTGGGCAAACTGGGAGTATGATGTTTATATTGATTTTGGTGACGGGACAGGAGCAAATGACAATAGTGTTTACCACTCTTATGATTCTCCTGGAACATATCCTGTATCTGCAACCATTCAAAATGCATGTGGTAATTCAATAACACTTTACGATACAATTTCTGTTCAAAATAACTTACCGATAAATTTAAATAATTTATACGCCAATGCATGGCCTTCTCCAGCTTGTCCAGGAACTGAAATTGAATTTGACGCTGCATGGGGATATCAGAGTTACCAATGGAATTTTGGAGATGGAACTACTTCTACCAATCAGAATGCTGATCATATTTATAATTCAACAGGGATATATAATGTTGACGTTTTAATAACTAATGGATGTGGTAATCAAGGTACAGCTACTGTATCTGTTGATATTCAGGATAACCTACCAATTACAAATATTTATTTTGAGGTGAGTAATGACACTATCTGTCCAGGAAACAATGTTTCTTTTATGGTAGATGATGGAAATGACAATGGTTATAGTATCTACTGGGATTTAG
It contains:
- a CDS encoding RDD family protein — translated: MKKIDIITAHNISIDYDAATVMNRGVAKFLDLLIIFVYAFISYLIIASVFASTYNWRTGEIPEIVIIMLVIFELPIVFYSVIMEYFLKGQTVGKMAMGIRVVKINGENANFNDYAMRWAFNLVDFWVSGGAVAALFISTTDKGQRLGDILAQTAVVKNNPDQVYSIRDILNIKDRTKHEPTYLGVSKFTDEDMILIKNAITRVKKYPNEPHKELVRELAKKAAEELNLEEVPQKKLTFLKTLLQDYIVLTR